The Sphingobacterium bambusae genome includes a window with the following:
- a CDS encoding STM3941 family protein produces the protein MPVHYLDICNDILSGQKKLRIAFKLSKIIWGAVLCALFNALLLAGIFYLYYPQKLIFVFLCYISLHIFIFEKIRHLLQYKKGRRGLTITKEGLFNNTADTEVFIPWKEITDFGYAFYRANNQIFINVEDPEKYEKLPRNTYLTWFHHIGKFFRTKPGILWIDVDTLDITEDQLIRLLPWLLHEAKRYW, from the coding sequence ATGCCTGTACATTATTTAGATATCTGTAACGACATCTTGTCTGGACAAAAAAAGTTAAGAATAGCCTTCAAACTTTCCAAGATTATTTGGGGGGCAGTACTTTGCGCCTTGTTCAATGCACTCCTTTTAGCTGGTATTTTTTACCTCTATTATCCACAGAAGTTGATATTCGTTTTCTTATGCTACATCAGCTTGCACATCTTTATATTCGAAAAGATACGGCACCTTTTGCAGTATAAAAAAGGGAGGCGAGGGCTGACGATTACGAAAGAAGGGCTGTTCAACAACACGGCGGATACTGAAGTATTTATTCCATGGAAGGAAATCACTGATTTTGGATATGCCTTTTACCGGGCGAACAATCAAATATTTATCAACGTAGAGGATCCCGAGAAATACGAGAAACTGCCGCGTAATACTTATTTGACCTGGTTTCACCATATTGGGAAATTCTTCCGCACAAAGCCCGGTATACTTTGGATAGATGTGGACACCTTGGACATCACTGAGGACCAATTGATTCGTCTACTTCCCTGGCTATTGCATGAAGCCAAGCGCTATTGGTAA
- a CDS encoding helix-turn-helix transcriptional regulator — translation MDSFKQFDTLDVSEFEKEVFDLPEHGQNYFEIMYILNGSGTHSLNGHKMDYAAGSVFLISPGDRHTFLIASRTHFFAIKYTEGYALFWERRGMPNVAKYTDRMMANKFLKERQLQFSDIAGRALAGVIANIRAYEPRSALSSSLFIFHQFQSILSLIMEQQGDFMEQEIPQKVTVNEVLHYIHRNIYLPDKLKAKKLAAHFHVSENYFGTFFKKHFHIGFKEYIDRVRYPLIKRRIDSGELRMKEIAAEFGFSDTSHLFVFRKRMEQ, via the coding sequence GTGGACAGTTTTAAGCAGTTTGATACGCTTGACGTATCCGAATTTGAGAAAGAGGTTTTCGATCTACCTGAACATGGGCAGAACTATTTCGAAATTATGTACATCCTGAACGGCAGCGGTACCCATAGCCTTAATGGCCATAAAATGGATTACGCCGCAGGCAGTGTTTTCCTGATTTCGCCCGGTGATCGACATACCTTTCTGATAGCAAGCAGAACACATTTTTTTGCTATAAAATATACCGAGGGCTACGCGCTGTTTTGGGAACGACGGGGTATGCCTAATGTGGCAAAATATACGGATAGGATGATGGCCAACAAATTCCTGAAGGAGCGTCAACTTCAGTTCTCGGACATCGCAGGTCGCGCACTGGCCGGTGTCATTGCGAATATTAGGGCATACGAACCCCGATCGGCCTTGTCTTCCTCCTTATTTATATTCCATCAGTTTCAATCGATTTTATCCTTAATCATGGAACAGCAAGGCGATTTTATGGAGCAGGAAATACCGCAAAAGGTGACGGTCAATGAAGTGCTGCACTATATACATCGAAATATTTACCTGCCCGACAAATTAAAAGCAAAAAAGCTGGCTGCACATTTCCATGTTTCTGAAAACTACTTTGGGACATTTTTTAAGAAGCATTTCCATATCGGTTTCAAGGAATATATTGATCGAGTTCGCTATCCCTTGATCAAGCGACGGATCGATTCCGGAGAGCTGCGCATGAAGGAAATAGCTGCCGAATTTGGCTTTAGCGATACCAGCCATTTGTTTGTCTTTCGTAAGCGTATGGAGCAATAA
- a CDS encoding AEC family transporter: MTNIALILFCTLAGILFKRYKLIPTDAHKGINVFILYIALPAVSFKYIPQIPWNQDLLFPVCSSVLVWLGSYLFIRAYCRFKGYNRRTRSSLELSSGYSNTSFIGFPLIMAYFGEQQLGVAIICDQSMFLILSSIGIVSAIKGDKQVREVPSAKMVMARFIRFPPVIACLSALLLSRFLDFQPVEPFFDKLTATVGPLALFSLGLQLNIKGWRPKIAQISVALLYKLILAPALVLCAAFVLGVQGDTARISVFEAGMPTLITASIIAEQFNLNSKLVNLIIGVGILAGFISTGIWSIIINSLFPL, from the coding sequence ATGACAAACATCGCCCTCATCCTGTTCTGTACCCTTGCGGGGATATTATTTAAACGGTATAAATTGATTCCCACCGATGCGCACAAGGGCATTAATGTGTTTATTCTGTACATCGCGCTCCCAGCGGTATCGTTTAAGTATATCCCACAGATCCCTTGGAATCAAGACCTCCTCTTTCCCGTGTGCTCCTCCGTATTGGTTTGGCTGGGCAGTTACCTCTTTATCCGCGCCTACTGCCGTTTCAAAGGCTACAACCGGCGGACACGCAGCAGCCTAGAGCTCTCCAGTGGCTATAGCAATACCTCCTTTATCGGTTTTCCGTTAATCATGGCCTATTTTGGCGAGCAGCAGCTCGGCGTGGCAATCATCTGCGACCAAAGCATGTTCTTGATACTGTCCAGTATCGGGATAGTCAGCGCCATCAAAGGCGATAAGCAGGTCAGGGAAGTACCCTCGGCGAAGATGGTGATGGCGCGCTTCATACGCTTTCCACCGGTAATTGCCTGCCTCTCCGCGCTCCTGCTTTCCCGCTTTCTAGATTTCCAGCCCGTAGAGCCATTTTTTGATAAGCTTACAGCCACCGTAGGTCCCTTGGCGCTCTTTTCCTTAGGACTGCAATTGAATATCAAGGGCTGGCGTCCTAAAATAGCGCAAATATCCGTCGCCTTGCTCTATAAATTGATCCTCGCTCCTGCGCTGGTGCTATGTGCCGCCTTCGTGTTGGGCGTACAAGGCGATACAGCGCGCATAAGTGTTTTTGAGGCAGGAATGCCCACTTTGATCACGGCTTCCATTATTGCCGAACAGTTTAACTTAAATAGCAAGTTGGTGAACCTTATTATTGGCGTGGGCATCTTGGCAGGATTTATCTCCACCGGCATCTGGAGCATCATTATTAATAGCCTCTTTCCGCTGTAG